The genomic window ACCCAAAGAAGGTTGAGGGCAGGGAGCTGATAACTGGCGATATAAAATTTGCCGGTGAGGAGAGCAGATACTACTTCAAGGGCTTTTCTGGAAAGATTGGTGCGGTGGCAGTTTATAGACTTCAAGGGCAAGAGACTTTAACGCTGGTAAGGTCTGGAAATGAGCTCCTCTTCTATGCAGGTGCAAAGGAATATTCAAGGCTGAGGGTCATAGGTCTCTCTGATGTTATAGACTTTGGCAGTCTAAGGCTAATAGTCAAACCTCTCTTTGTCTTCATGTATTGGATATACGAGCATCTTCATTCTTGGGTCTTTTCCATCTTTGCCCTTACACTGATTGTAAGGCTTCTCATGTTTCCTCTTACCTACAAAAGCACTGTAGCCATGAGCAAGATGGCAGAGCTTGCTCCCAAGATGCAAGAGCTCAAAGAAAAATACAAAAACGACCCTGCAAGGTTCCAAGAAGAGATGATGAGGCTTTACAGTGAAGTAGGCTTTAATCCTATGTCAGGATGTCTTCCCATTCTTCTTCAAATACCCGTTTTCTTTGCCCTTTATAAAGTTCTTACCATAACTACAGACCTTCAGCTTGCGAGTTTTCTGTGGGCTCCAAGCCTCGCACAGAAAGACCCCTATTACATACTGCCAATTCTTATGGGTGCTACCATGATAGCTCAGCAGTTTATTAGCCCAAGTCCAGAAAAGTCTCAAAACTACGTCATGATAATAACCTCTGTGGTCTTTACCTTTCTCTTTGCCAGCTTTCCCGCCGGGCTTGTCCTATACTGGACGCTTAACAATATTTTCAACCTTGGGCAAACTTACATAATAAAGAGGCTAACCTCCAAAGGTAAGCCTTCACAACCTCAAAGGAAGAAAGGAAAGAAAAAATGAGATTTTTGGTCACAGGTGGTGCAGGCTTTATTGGTTCAAGCTTGGCGAAAGCCTTAGAGAAAAAATACCCTAAGGCAAAGGTGTATATCCTTGATGACT from Hydrogenobacter sp. T-8 includes these protein-coding regions:
- the yidC gene encoding membrane protein insertase YidC, which encodes MERKDLDLRGLLIIFVVMTLFLFGYQAYLILFSPQPEPQTQEKPEEKPQNVPSLLLGTKRETQKPTSLKTLDFDKFALTLSVEGARIVSLVDKRYGKELITEEEKRLGIYPLEVFTGEPELDLVLNLSPYDITLEGNRIVATLSAKGFELRKILEYKGDYFTLKLESKGLPPLFVNAGMQVREDDFFTHSGPVLKIGDKVQRLDPKKVEGRELITGDIKFAGEESRYYFKGFSGKIGAVAVYRLQGQETLTLVRSGNELLFYAGAKEYSRLRVIGLSDVIDFGSLRLIVKPLFVFMYWIYEHLHSWVFSIFALTLIVRLLMFPLTYKSTVAMSKMAELAPKMQELKEKYKNDPARFQEEMMRLYSEVGFNPMSGCLPILLQIPVFFALYKVLTITTDLQLASFLWAPSLAQKDPYYILPILMGATMIAQQFISPSPEKSQNYVMIITSVVFTFLFASFPAGLVLYWTLNNIFNLGQTYIIKRLTSKGKPSQPQRKKGKKK